Proteins encoded by one window of Muntiacus reevesi chromosome 6, mMunRee1.1, whole genome shotgun sequence:
- the THAP5 gene encoding THAP domain-containing protein 5, giving the protein MPRYCAAICCKNRRGRNNKERKLSFYPFPLHDKERLEKWLKNMKRDSWVPSKYQFLCSDHFTPDSLDIRWGIRYLKQTAIPTIFSLPEDNQEKDPSKKKSQKKKLKSEKEVCLKAKSEESFSSNEPMKHPVNTDLLPEHAELLESSALVKPPGPKAESVQNNILTLSLVKEDTRKPASTLQTSVNQDMGIGGFHTSFENRSSTTITLTTSNSEGIQQPLETQEVIEITTNHLTSPHFTNNSVEIKSAQENPFIFSTVTQTVEELNTDKESVIAIFVPTENSKPAINSFIPAPKETVEMEEDIDIEDSYKDEDYESEVLQIEHSYCRQDINKEHLWQKVSKLHSKITLLELQEQQTLGRLKSLEALIRQLKQENWLSEENVKIIENHFTTYEVTMI; this is encoded by the exons ATGCCCCGCTATTGCGCAGCGATTTGCTGTAAGAACCGCCGGGGACGAAATAATAAAGAGCGGAAACTTAGTTTTTACCC gtttCCTCTACATGACAAAGAAAGACTTGAAAAATGGTTAAAGAATATGAAACGAGATTCATGGGTTCCAAGTAAATACCAGTTCCTGTGTAGTGACCATTTTACTCCTGACTCTCTTGACATCAGATGGGGTATTCGCTATTTGAAACAAACTGCAATTCCAACAATATTTTCTTTGCCTGAAGACAATCAG gAGAAAGatccttccaaaaaaaaatctcagaagaaaaaattgaaaagtgaGAAAGAAGTATGCCTAAAAGCCAAGTCAGAAGAATCTTTTTCATCAAATGAGCCAATGAAGCATCCAGTTAATACAGATCTCCTCCCTGAACATGCAGAATTACTTGAATCATCTGCCTTGGTAAAGCCACCAGGTCCAAAAGCAGAAAGTGTGCAAAATAACATATTAACTCTTAGTCTAGTTAAAGAAGATACCAGAAAACCAGCATCTACCTTGCAAACATCAGTTAACCAAGACATGGGTATAGGTGGTTTTCACACATCATTTGAGAATCGAAGTTCTACAACTATTACTTTGACAACTTCAAATTCAGAGGGTATTCAGCAGCCTTTAGAAACCCAAGAAGTGATTGAAATAACTACTAATCATCTTACTAGCCCACACTTTACAAATAATTCTGTGGAAATTAAGTCAGCACAGGAAAATCCATTCATATTCAGCACAGTTACTCAAACAGTTGAAGAATTAaacactgataaagaatctgttaTTGCCATTTTTGTACCTACAGAAAATTCCAAACCTGCAATTAATTCTTTTATACCTGCCCccaaagaaacagtggaaatggaagAAGATATAGACATTGAAGACTCATATAAGGATGAAGACTATGAGTCAGAAGTTTTACAGATTGAGCATTCTTACTGCAGACAAGATATAAATAAGGAACATCTTTGGCAGAAAGTGTCTAAACTACATTCAAAGATAACTCTTCTTGAGTTACAGGAACAACAAACTCTAGGGAGATTGAAGTCTTTGGAAGCTCTTATAAGGCAGCTAAAGCAGGAAAACTGGCTATCTGAAGAAAATGTCAAGATTATAGAAAACCATTTCACAACATATGAAGTTACTATGATATAG
- the DNAJB9 gene encoding dnaJ homolog subfamily B member 9 has protein sequence MATPQSVFIFAICILMITELILASRSYYDILGVPKSASERQIKKAFHKLAMKYHPDKNKSPDAEAKFREIAEAYETLSDANRRKEYDTLGHNAFTNGKGQRASGSPFEHSFNFNFDDLFKDFDFFGQNQNTRSKKHFENHFQTRQDGSSRQRHHFQEFSFGGGLFDDMFEDMEKMFSFSGFDTTNNRHTVQTENRFHGSSKHCRTVTQRRGNMVTTYTDCSGQ, from the exons ATGGCTACTCCCCAATCAGTTTTCATCTTTgcaatctgcattttaatgatAACTGAATTAATTTTGGCTTCTAGAAGTTACTATGATATCTTAGGTGTGCCAAAGTCTGCCTCAGAGCGCCAAATCAAGAAGGCCTTTCACAAGTTGGCCATGAAATACCATCCTGATAAAAATAAGAGCCCTGATGCTGAAGCAAAATTCAGAGAGATTGCAGAAG cATATGAAACTCTCTCAGATGCTAATAGGCGAAAAGAATATGATACACTTGGACATAATGCTTTTACTAATGGTAAAGGACAAAGAGCTAGTGGAAGTCCTTTTGAGCACTCATTTAACTTCAATTTTGATGACTTATTTAAGGACTTTGATTTTTTTGGTCAAAACCAAAATACTCGGTCGAAGAAGCATTTTGAAAATCACTTCCAGACACGCCAGGATGGTTCCAGTAGACAAAGGCACCATTTCCAGGAGTTTTCTTTTGGAGGTGGTTTGTTTGATGACATGTTtgaagatatggagaaaatgttttcttttagtgGTTTTGACACCACCAACAATCGACATACAGTACAGACTGAAAATAGATTCCATGGATCTAGCAAGCACTGTAGGACTGTCACTCAACGAAGAGGAAATATGGTTACTACATACACTGACTGTTCAGGACAGTAG